TGGGCATGCATgttgaaactggtcgaaactagTGACTTTTTAAACTCCACCCacttctcgtctcggtttcttgcgaaaccgagatatctcggtggtttTGGTTGGTTTTGACTGACTTCTCTTTCCATGTTAGATATTACAGGTTCCTAGTTACTCATTGTCGAAGCAGCTTGGGTCATCGTGGCCACTTTTTGGTGCGACTGAGCAACTCAGGAATGAAATACCATTTTAACAGTGTTTCTGTAAATTGTAAACCCACAGTTTCATTTGTATTTACGCCTTTACAGTGCTTTCCTAGGCTTGTCAGTGGCAATCTTTTCCACAGATAATCTACTTTCCATATGAGGGACCTTTGTTTTAGGGTTAAGAAATCATAGGGCCATGAATCTTGACAGACAGTTTCTTTGATGAGATCTCACAGCCTAATTCTGAGACACCATGTGCAGGTGGATACAGTCTCCTAACCCGAGACTATCTAAACTAAAttagaaagaagggaagaaaaggtGAAGAGTTGGTTCTCGttacaaaataggaaaaagggGCTTTTAAtgatttgaccaaaaatctaaaAAACTGTGAAGTTGTGAGGTGCTGCATTTTAGGTTCAGAAAAGGATGAAATTTGATCCTCCAATTTGGCCATGAAGCACAAATAAGAAAATTTAGTTGTTTCCTTGATGGTGTTGGCACAAAATAAAGAATCTGGGCTCAGCTCATTTTTGTATGGCATAGAGATGATCATTGGTTGGCCACTTGGCCCAGACCATTATGATCCTAACATCTATCTTGTACACAATGGTGGCTGgtttatttttgttagtttttctttttcagtttacaTGGTTATGGTCACTGAAACTAAATCATTCCATTGCAGAAAATTCCAATAGCTTTCTTCAAACATCTAAAGGAAAGAGCCTCTTGTGTAGTCTCCTTAACAGGTCCAAGTGGGAATACTTGGCAAGTAAGATTGGTTTGGAACATTGACGGCTGGTTTTTCCAAGATGGTTGGCCAATGTTCGTGAGAGACCACTCAATACAAGTGGGTGATTTTATTGTCTTCAAATATGATGGTGAGTCACAGTTTAGTGTTAGAATATTTGATAAAAGTGGATGTGAGAAGCAGGCTGCATTTTCTGTTAGTTGTAGTCAAGATACTGGCTTTATTATAAAGAATAATGGAAagaagagggggagagatgtGATGGAAACATGTCTTCAAGGTGTggcaaagaaaaatagaagcaaATATCCTCAAGTTTGTTTAGAGAGAACAACCCAGGAAAGGGCAGTGAAAGCAGAAATTTTTTATGAGAACAATTCTGAGAAAAAGGCTGTGGTTTCTGGAAAATGCTGTCAAGACACCAATTCTGTAAGAGATGACTCAAAACATAAACAGAACAATACAGTGGCAACACCTTTCTCATTATTGCCTTGTGCggtaaagaaagagagaaggaactTCTCACCTGCCACTCATTTAGAGAATGAAACCAATAAAACTGTAGTCATAGTGGAGGATTCTGATGAAAGTGCTGATgacagaaaaaagaaacagagcAAGACAGTGACAaaatctttttcatttttgccTTACGTCACAAATAACAAGAGAAGGGACTCATCTGTTATTCATTTAGAGAATGAAACCAAGAAAACTGTTGTCAAAGCCGAAGATTCTGATGAAAGTTGTGATGAGAGTGGTTCTAAGAGGCATAATGTATTTGCTTCTAAAAGACATAATGAGTCTGACTTCCTTGGTGACGGAAAGAAACAGGGAAGaccaccaaagaagaaaaaagctaAGGGAATGCATTCTTCTTCAAATAAAGCCGTTGAAGGTACGCCAAGTTGGAATGGTGGGGTGAATACGAAGCATTATacaaaaagtgcagaaaattTACTAAGGGAGTTTAGAGTTTCTGGCCAATCACCTCATTTAAATTGTTCGGATTTTGTGCCTAGAAAGACTGTACCAGGTGATTTCTTGCTCTTGATGCTGTACTTTGTGTTCCTTTTAGTTGTACAACTATTTATTAATTTTGCTTAAATTTGGATTTATAACCCTGCAGCTAAATATTCTTGTAGACGGTCTTTGATTTCTCAAAGACCCAAAGTCACAATTGAAGAAGTACAGAAAACATTTGATGCAGCTCATGCTTTTCAGTCAAAAAATCCTTCTGCTGTAGTAGTTATGAAGCGTGGCTACGTTTATGTTGGGTTTTACCTTGTAAGTCGTCTGTCTTCAAGTTTTCTTAATGTGCACCTATTTTGTTTGCCTCTTTGTGTTCTCGCTTTGTTGAATCCTGTTGATGATTTTTATTCTCAAAGTTGGGCCACTTGCTATCATgttattttgaaagaaaagaaatcggTAAACGGAAAATACTAGCACCAATTTATAAGATGTTATCTCCTACGTCCTGACACAGTTGCATTAGGGGCATTAATCCCGAATGTAGGCCTATATCCAAGCTTGGAGGCCCATAAAGTGCTGGTGGCACTACAGTGGGATGAAATTGATctttgggtagttatattataggttgggccttttactttcttgggtttcattgtaatgggcctaattttAAAGTCCATAAAGTGGGGTAAAGTTAGTACACTGGATTAGTGGTTAAATTAAGTGTTtaagttagattaggatacttagaGTCATAGTactcacggcgtctaggcgagcTGAGGCAGTGGGGAGGGTCCAaaaccaaggcgacaccaattaggcgaccaaggtgtccaaggcgcccgcctaggcgacgccttgacaactatgcttagaGTTACAGTTCTGTTGggagtttatttattttattgagtGTGAGAGTTGCTGCAGTTGCATGGTTTCCCATAAATACCAAATGGTTTTACTGGTCATGTTTTTGGCCAGCTGGTTGTATGAATCTTCTGTTGGACTCAAGTGTCAGTATATGGCTTTACTGCTTGTTTTTCATCAGTCACTGGGATCTGTTCCTTAAGTTTGACCTGTGATTGAAATATTGTCTGATTCAAGTTAAACTTCAATTCAGAAAAGTGGAAGTAATGGAGACTGCTCTAACCTTATAATAAGCTTCAGAACTAGTCCAAGATAACAGGATCTCAACACCCAAAAGTGATCAGACTTAATAGAAACTTCAGATTTTAATAATAGATGATACTCAACAATGAATATCTTCTACTAACCTTTAAATAAATGATAGAACAACTGAATAACTTCAAAACTTACTTGATATTGCTTGGACAGAATAGAGGAAATAAGATAGAAGAAAGACAGATATGACTTGAAGAGTCTCACCCCAAGCCTAGGCTAGAATCTAACTAACCACCCTGGCATCTTACTAGGAACAACCTCACTGCAGTTTGTCTCTCACTGAAGAACGGTTAAAACCAAATTTCATTCACATTCTTAACTTCAAAATGCTTACATGCAGCCCTTCTATAAGAGAGGTTGGGGGAGGGTTCTAGGCCCTCGTTGGAACTTCCTCCTAGCCTTAATGGTCTGTACATTTCCAAGGACTTACATTG
The sequence above is a segment of the Telopea speciosissima isolate NSW1024214 ecotype Mountain lineage chromosome 7, Tspe_v1, whole genome shotgun sequence genome. Coding sequences within it:
- the LOC122668890 gene encoding B3 domain-containing protein Os11g0197600-like, yielding MVRSCWSRLEKRPHFFKVFLPGFSSECLKIPIAFFKHLKERASCVVSLTGPSGNTWQVRLVWNIDGWFFQDGWPMFVRDHSIQVGDFIVFKYDGESQFSVRIFDKSGCEKQAAFSVSCSQDTGFIIKNNGKKRGRDVMETCLQGVAKKNRSKYPQVCLERTTQERAVKAEIFYENNSEKKAVVSGKCCQDTNSVRDDSKHKQNNTVATPFSLLPCAVKKERRNFSPATHLENETNKTVVIVEDSDESADDRKKKQSKTVTKSFSFLPYVTNNKRRDSSVIHLENETKKTVVKAEDSDESCDESGSKRHNVFASKRHNESDFLGDGKKQGRPPKKKKAKGMHSSSNKAVEGTPSWNGGVNTKHYTKSAENLLREFRVSGQSPHLNCSDFVPRKTVPAKYSCRRSLISQRPKVTIEEVQKTFDAAHAFQSKNPSAVVVMKRGYVYVGFYLALPSTFIKEFLPKKNQEMILWDLDDKAWPVKYVYADKPYLRGGFSAGWAKFSMANNLELSDVCVFELIKAKEMRVHIFRVVEEVTPPIKA